The stretch of DNA CCCGGAACCAGCGCGAGCGGGTACTGGACGCCCACCCAGACGCCGGCGAAGACGGCCGCGATGAACGCGAGCGTCCCCGGCAGGAAGGGGAGGTCGAGTTGATAGAGATACACGCCGAACACGAGCGCTAAGACGATGTAGACGAGCGACGCCGTCGCGGCCTGTGGATACGCGTTGAACACCAGCGCGATCACGAGGCCGAACACGGCGACGACGAGGATGATCGTCAGGAACGCGAACCAGAGGATCATGTCCTTGCCGCGTTCGCCGACGTACTCCCCGATGATGTATCCGATCGACTTCCCCTCGTGGCGCATGCTCGCCGTCAGCGACATGAAGTCGTGGACGGAGCCGAACAGTGGGTTGCCGATGGCGACCCACAGGAACGCCGGCACCCACCCCCAGACGACGGTCGCCGTGATCGGGCCGACGATCGGTGCCCCTCCCGCGATACTCGAATAGTGATGCCCCAACAGCACCGGCTTCTTCGACGGGACGTACTCCTGCCCGTCCCGATACTTGTGTGCTGGCGTCTCGCGCTCGTCGTCCAGGTCGACGAACTGTGACAGGTACCGCGAGTACCCGAGATACGCGACCGTGAACGACACGAGCGTGAGCACCACCACCGTAATAGCCTGTACCATATTTATGTGACCCAAGTCGAAGTCACGAAAAATTATTATTTAAACGTTGGGCATCTGTCCGCGCGACGCACACGCGCGTTGTTCAGACTCCCACGTCGAGTTCGGCGGCCACCTCGTCGAGCAGCGACCCTTTAACTTCCCGGACGCGCGTCTCCACCGCCGCGACCACCGGCTGCTCGAACGTCTCGTGGAGTTCGTCGAGGCGCTCCCGCTCGGTCGCCACCCGGTCGCGGAGATACCGGGCGCCGCGTCCCGCCTCGTCGTCGTCCGGCGACGGCGTCAGTTTGTTCACCGCCAACCCCTCGACCCGGAGGCCGTGGTCCGCGAGGCCGTCGACCGCCCGTCGCGTCTCCCGGATCGACAGTTCGTCGGGGTTGACGACGAGGAAGAACGCGGCCCCATCCTGCAGGGTCTCCTTCGCGAACTCGAAGCTCTCCTTGCGCTCCTGTAGGCGGGCGATGATGGGGTCGCCGTCCATCAGCCGCCGGGGTTCCTGGTTGCCGATGGCAGCCCGTTCGTACAGCTTGACGCTCTGTTTACGCTTGTGGAGGAGCCGATCGACCCACCCTTCCAGGAACTCGGGGAGGCTCAGGAGCCGCAGGGTCCCACCCGTCGGCGACGTGTCGAAGACGATCCGGTCGTAGGGCGCGGGATCCCGCATCACGTCGATGAAGCGGTCGAACAGCGCCGCCTCGTACGCCCCCGGCGTCTGGTGGGCCATCTCGATCTGTCGGTCGATCTCGTTGACCATCGCCGGGCTCACCTGGTCGCCGAGGGCGCGTTTCGTCTCCATCAGGTGTCGTTCGAGCTCCTCGTCCGGATCGATCTCCATGACGCTCAGCCCCTCGACCCCATCGACCGATCGGGGATCGTCGGAGAACTCCTGGTCGAACACGTCGGCGGTGCTGTGTGCGGGGTCGGTCGAGACGACCAGCGTCTCCAGCCCGCCGCGGGCACACTTCAGGCCGTAGGCGCTCGACATGGTCGTCTTGCCGACGCCGCCCTTGCCGCCGAAGAAGACGAAGCGGTCCATCAGAAGTGGTACTGCTCGCCCTTGCGCTCCAGGAGCGACCCCCGGTTCCACATCCGGCGCTCCCACGCTTCGAACTCGTCTTCGAGGTAGGGCAGGAGTTCGGCCGTGTAGTACGACACCGGACTCGGGATGCCGAAGGCGTCGGGGAAGCAGGCGAGCATGAAGGTGTCTTCCCGGTCCTCGGCCTCCTTCTCGATTTTCTCGTAGGCGGGGTGGGTGATCAGCCCGTGATACAGGCCGCGGAGCCACTCCTCGGCCACCCGCCGGAACCGCTCGATCCGTTCCGCGAGGTCCATGCTCCGTTTCCCCGCGGCGTGGGCAAAAGCGTGTCGTCGGTCGCCCGCCGCCGGCGCACGTCCGCGGGGTTAAGTTGCGTCGGCGCCCTTCCCCCACGCATGTCTCGCGACCGCGACGCCGTCCCCGTCACCATCCTGAGCGGGAGCCTCGGCGCCGGCAAGACGACGCTGCTCAACCACCTGCTCACCGGGGCGGGCGACCGCGATATCGCCGTCCTCGTCAACGACATGGGCGACATCAACGTCGACGCCGACCTCGTGAGCGGGAACACGGACCTCGCCGTCGACGGCGGCGTGGCCGAACTCTCGAACGGCTGCATCTGCTGTGAACTGCGGGACGACCTCGAAACCGCCGTCGTCCGCCTCGCTCGGGAACGGGGGTTCGACCACCTCGTCGTCGAGGCGTCGGGCATCTCCGAGCCCCGACCCGTCGCCCGTCTCTTCACAACGGGGTCGCAGGCCGCCGCCCGCTACGACGTGGCCTCCGTCGTCACCGTCGTCGACGCCCGCCAGTTCCACGACGCCTTCGGCGACGAGGGGGCGGCGACGCGCCGCGGTGAGGCCGACGACGGGACCCGACCCCTCTCGGATCTCCTCGTCGAGGGCGTCGAGTTCGCGAGCCTCGTCGTCCTCAACAAGACGGACCTCGTGACGCCGGACGAACTCGACGCCGTCGAGGAGATGGTGCGGGCGCTCCGCCCCGACGCCGAGGTGGTCCGTACCGAACACAGTCGGGTCGACCCGGACACAGTGCTCGACGAACGGTACGACCCCACCACCGCCGACGAGGCGGGGTGGAAGCGGGCGCTGGACGGGGACGATCACGACCACGACGGCGGCCACGCACACGATCACGACCACGCCCACCCCGAAGCCGTCTACGGCGTCACCTCCTTTACCTACCGCCGCCGTCGTCCGTTCCACCCCGAGCGCGTCCGTTCGCTCCTCGCCGACCTCCCCGCCGCCGTCGTCCGCTCGAAGGGCACCTGCTGGATCGCCACCGGCGCCGATCTCTCCTACACGATGGGCCAAGCCGGCCCTTCGGTTCGGGTCGAGGCCGCCGGTCCCTGGATCGCGAGCCTCCCCGAGTTCGAACGGGACGCCTACCGGCGCAACCGCTCGAACCTGGACTGGGACGAGGAGTGGGGGGACCGCCGGACGGAACTCGTCTTCATCGGCCGGGAGATGGACGACGACGCCCTGGTCGCGGCACTCGACGACTGCCTACTCACCGACGACGAGATGGCGGCCGACTGGGGGACTTCGGCGACGCCTTTCCGACCGAGGCGGGCGACGAACTGGTGGTGACCGAGCCTTAACAGGCGCACCCGGTCGACCCGGGCGAGCGCTCGAACTCCATCTCGTCGCCACAGGCCGGACACGCCGGCGCGTCGTCGCCGTCGACGTCGGTGTCGAGGCGCCGTTCGCGACAGTCGTGACACCAGTACGCACCCTTCGACTCGCCCGCACCGCTCCCCCGGTTCGACGACGAGGAGGAGGCTTTCAGCGTATCCGTGATCGTGCTCAACAGTCCCATACCCGGCGTTCGCGCCCCGACGAATAAAGCCTCGGTCGGCTGTCCGCCCGCGGCGCACGGCCGCGACGGTCATGCCATTTAGTAAGTCATCACCAGTGGCTCGCCGGACCGTCTCGGCGAACCACTGGTAAACAGTTAGAATAAACCGTATCAGGCGTCCTCGTCGGCCGGCGTTTCGGACTCCAGGTCGGTCACCCGGTCTTCGAGCGCGGTGACCCGGTCGGAGCGCGCCCCCCACCGGGCGCCGACGGCAGCCCCGAGGACGACGCCAGCGGCGATGCCGACGGGTCCGAAGACGCCGCCCACCATCCCGAGGACGCCCGCGAGGCCGATGGTCACGAGGTCACGCCAGTCCATGGTCGTCACTCGGGCGGCGGCTACTTCAGGTCGCCGCCGCCAGCGCGTCGAGTAACCGCTTTAGCTCACCCTGTCGTTTCCACGTCGCGATCCGATCGGTCAGCGCCGGGACGGGGAGGCCGAGGCTCACCGCCGACCGCGCAGTGACGCGTGTTCCCTCGTCCTCCGCCGCGACGGTCAGATCGGTCGTCATGGCGTCGAACGGCCCCGCCGACCCCGCCTGCGTGTAGTGGAGGCCGTCCGGTCGCTCCTCGAATCTGAGCGTGAGTTCCAGCCCCCGCGCGCCGGCGGTGACGAGCGTCCCGTCCTCGCCGTCGGTCACGTCGCGGACGGTGAAGCTACCCTCGCTCTCGACCACCGTGGCGGGCGTCAGGACGCGTTCGACCGCCCTCGGCGGTGCCCGGACGAACCGTGAGACTTCCACCTCGCGCATCGTCGGGACTTCGCGTCACCGCATCAAAAGCGGGAGGGAGAGGGCAACGAGTACCGCGGCCCCCACGAGCGCGGCGTACAGCAGCCCCTCGATCCGTTGTTCGGGCGACAGCTCAGCCCGCAGCTCCGGGCGGGCGGTGTAGACGAGCCGGTGATACGCCACGGCGACGGCGGCGAGACAGGCGACGGTCGGTAGCCCGAACACCGCCGGTCCCGACAGGCCGATGGTAATGGCGTAGATGGGACCGAACGAAAAGCAGACGAGGCCGGCCATCGCCGTCACGACGAGGAAGGGTACTGCGTCGACGGCCGTCCCGTCCCGGTTCCGGAGGCGCATACCGAACCATGCGGCTCGACGGGCAAAACTCGCGCGCCGATCCGAAGGTTCAGGGTCCTCGCCCGACTCCCCACGCCTATGCCCACGGTTCGCGCCGAGGTGGTCGGCGAGGGGACGCGGGACCTCGCCCTCGACGCCGACGCCACCTACGGCGACGTGCTCGCCGCCCTCGATTTTAGCCCCCACGAGGCGACGGTCCTCGTCGACGGGGTGCCCGTCCCCGAGGACCGCCCGGTCGACGCCGACGCGGTGCGTGTCCTCCGACTCGTGAAGGGGGGTGCGGTCGACGGGTGGGCGGTCCAGGTCCGCGTCGCCGGCCCCAACGACCACCTCGACGTGATGCGGATTCTCGACGGCGCGATGCTCGCCGTCGACGCCGACGCGGTGCGCGGACGAATCGGCGACGGCGAGGTGCTGGTGGCGACTCGACGTCGCGACGACGGCGACGCCGTCGGTCCCCCCGTCGGCGCCCTCGTCCGCGACGGCGACCGGGTACGGGCGGTGGCGACCAAGCGCCGCCACCGAAACCGGGGGGTTGGAAGCGCGTTGATCGCCGCGGCCCTGGAGGCGCGTGGCCGCCTCGTCGCCGCGTTCGATCCCGACGTGTGCCCGTTCTACGAGTCGCTGGGGTTCGATATCGAGGCGGCCGGGGACGGCGACGAACGCCTTCGCGGGACGTTAGCCGGGGAGCCGCCGCGAGACGGCGACGCCCACCTCGTCCGCCCAGTAGAGCAGGGCGACGGTAAACAGGAAGACGGCAGTCGAGAGGTCCCAGGCGAGACCGGTTAGCGTCGAGCCGAACAGCGCGGTGGCGCCGAGCAGGGGAAAGAGGATGGAGAACGTACAGCCGACACAGGAGACGAGGCCGAGAACGCCCGAGAGCACCGCCCGCGTCGCGTCGAGCAGGCGGGCGTAGACGAGGTAGGTCATGGCGATGTAGCCCAGCACTTTGAACGGAATGATCGAGAGGCGGACCCGCGGCGTGCCGTAGACGACGATCGGACCCAACCCGGGAACGTTCCAGTGAATCGAGGCCACCGCACCACCGTTGAGCGGGTCGGTGATCCCGAGTTGGAGGGTGCCGGCCGCGACGAACAGGACCAGCAGATAGCCGACAGCCACGGCGGTCGCCACGGCCCACTGCCGACGGCCGACACTCGGCGTCTTCGTCCGAACCATCGCCCAGACGCCGACGTTGATCCAGAGGAACGGATACACGACGTAGCGCGGTTCGACGACTGTCACAGTCGGGGTGACGGCGAGGTACGCAGTGACGAGGGCGAGTTCGGCGGCGAGGACGAGGCTCCACCACCGGATGGCGGCCGTCTCCGCGAGGAGGAGGCGACGAACCCGCGCGAGCGGCCCGTAGGCTTCGCTCACGCCCGCACCCCCCACCGGCCGACGGTCACGGTCATACGCCTCGTTCGGTCGCGGAGGACTATGGAAATGTCGACTTCGACGCATCCTCCGGTCGCGGACGGCGACGCCGAGTCCGCGGACCCCCGTTAGACCACCCCGGCGACCAGCGCCCGCCCCTTGTCGAGCAGCTCGTCGACGCGCTCGCGGCTCCCGGCCTCGGCGTACACGCGCATCTTCGGCTCGGTGCCGCTGGGTCTGACGAGGAGCCACGAGCCATCGGTCAGGAGGAGTTTGAACCCGTCGAGCGTGACGACGTCCTCGACCGCTTCGCCGGCCACGCGGTCGGGGATGGCGTCGCCGAGGGCGTCGATCACGCCCGCCTTACGCTCGTCCGGACAGTCCACGCTCACCTTGTCGGCGACGATGTCGCCGTGTTCGTCGAGGAGGCGGTCCACGCGGTCGTCGAGCGGTTCGGCCGCCGCGGCGTCGGCCGCGAGCGCCGCCATCAACACGCCGTCCTTCTCGGGGACGTGCCCGCGGATGGAGAAGCCGCCGGACTCCTCGCCGCCCATCAGCGCGTCCGCGTCGATCATCGCCTCCGCGACCCACTTGAACCCGACCGCCGTCTCGATCACGTCTTCGCCGTGAGTGGCCGCGATCCGGTCGATCAGGAACGTGGTCGAGACGGTTCGCACTGCGGGTCCGGAGCCGTCGTCGAGCAGTTCGTCGTAGACGGCGGCGAAAAACAGGTTCTCGTCGAGGAAGCCCCGCTCCGGCGTGACGATGGCGAGGCGGTCGGCGTCGCCGTCGTTCGCGACCCCCAGGTCGGCGTCGTGGCGCCCCACGGCGTCGACGAGCCCCGCGAGATGCTCGGCGCTCGGCTCCGGGGGCGTGTCGCCGAACGATGTGTCGTGGTCACAGCGCCGCCGGATCACCGTCGCCCCCGCGGTTTCGAGGAGGGCGTCGGTGACCCCGCGCCCGCTCCCGTGCATGGCGTCGTAGACGACGGTCAAGCCCTCGCAGTCGGGGGCGACGAGGGACCGGACCTGCTCCGCGTGGGGGGTCACGACGTCGACGCGTTCGACGGAGCCGCGGGGGCCGTCCGCACGCGGTTCGGCGAGTCGCGACTCGATGTCGTCGGTCACCTCGGGGAGCGCCGGCGCGCCGTTCCCCGGGATGAACTTCACGCCGTTGTACTCGGGCGGGTTGTGGGAGGCGGTGATCATCAGCGCCCCCGAAAGGCCGCGGTCGACGACGGCCCACGCGATTAGCGGCGTCGGGCAGTCCCGCTCCGGCAGGAGGACGTCGAAGCCGTTGGCCGCCAACACGTCCGCGAGCGACTCCGCGAACCCCTCGGAGGTGGCTCGCGCGTCGTAGCCGACGGCGACCGGAGCCTCGTGACCGGCGTCGGCGAGGTGGTCCGCGACGGCCTGTCCGACCATCCGCACCCGCTCGTCGGTGAAGGCGTCGAGACGGGCGCGCCACCCGTCGGTGCCGAAGGAGATGGCGTCCATACCCTTCCCTCCGCGCCGGACGGGAAAAAGGTGGGCGCCGGGCGACCGCGTGGACGAACGTCCACTTTCGACGAGGCGGTACAAAAGTGTTACCGTGTGACAACGTATCTCGGTTCGGGGGCCACCGTATGTCACTCGTAGACAGTCTGAAACGGGTGTTCACCGCCGGCGAACGCATCGTCTATCGGTGCGACGCGTGTGGGGCGACGTTCCGTACCGACCCGGACACCGACGAGCCGACGTGCTCGAAATGCGACTCGGCCGAGGTGCGGCAGATCAACCGCGTGTAGCGCCGTCGACCAGCCGTTCTTTCTGTCGCCGCGCGAGCGACTTGATCGCGTGTTCGCGGCTCATCGCCGCCGACCGGGTGTCGTACTCCTCGACGTGGACGAGTTCGACCGGCGTCCGGCCGCGGGTGTATTTCGCCCCCTCGCCGGCGTCGTGTTCGGCTAC from Haloplanus salinus encodes:
- a CDS encoding ArsA family ATPase, whose protein sequence is MDRFVFFGGKGGVGKTTMSSAYGLKCARGGLETLVVSTDPAHSTADVFDQEFSDDPRSVDGVEGLSVMEIDPDEELERHLMETKRALGDQVSPAMVNEIDRQIEMAHQTPGAYEAALFDRFIDVMRDPAPYDRIVFDTSPTGGTLRLLSLPEFLEGWVDRLLHKRKQSVKLYERAAIGNQEPRRLMDGDPIIARLQERKESFEFAKETLQDGAAFFLVVNPDELSIRETRRAVDGLADHGLRVEGLAVNKLTPSPDDDEAGRGARYLRDRVATERERLDELHETFEQPVVAAVETRVREVKGSLLDEVAAELDVGV
- a CDS encoding zinc-ribbon domain-containing protein — its product is MGLLSTITDTLKASSSSSNRGSGAGESKGAYWCHDCRERRLDTDVDGDDAPACPACGDEMEFERSPGSTGCAC
- a CDS encoding SRPBCC family protein, with the translated sequence MREVEVSRFVRAPPRAVERVLTPATVVESEGSFTVRDVTDGEDGTLVTAGARGLELTLRFEERPDGLHYTQAGSAGPFDAMTTDLTVAAEDEGTRVTARSAVSLGLPVPALTDRIATWKRQGELKRLLDALAAAT
- the samp2 gene encoding ubiquitin-like small modifier protein SAMP2, with amino-acid sequence MPTVRAEVVGEGTRDLALDADATYGDVLAALDFSPHEATVLVDGVPVPEDRPVDADAVRVLRLVKGGAVDGWAVQVRVAGPNDHLDVMRILDGAMLAVDADAVRGRIGDGEVLVATRRRDDGDAVGPPVGALVRDGDRVRAVATKRRHRNRGVGSALIAAALEARGRLVAAFDPDVCPFYESLGFDIEAAGDGDERLRGTLAGEPPRDGDAHLVRPVEQGDGKQEDGSREVPGETG
- a CDS encoding DUF7546 family protein, which gives rise to MSEAYGPLARVRRLLLAETAAIRWWSLVLAAELALVTAYLAVTPTVTVVEPRYVVYPFLWINVGVWAMVRTKTPSVGRRQWAVATAVAVGYLLVLFVAAGTLQLGITDPLNGGAVASIHWNVPGLGPIVVYGTPRVRLSIIPFKVLGYIAMTYLVYARLLDATRAVLSGVLGLVSCVGCTFSILFPLLGATALFGSTLTGLAWDLSTAVFLFTVALLYWADEVGVAVSRRLPG
- a CDS encoding phosphoglucomutase/phosphomannomutase family protein, with product MDAISFGTDGWRARLDAFTDERVRMVGQAVADHLADAGHEAPVAVGYDARATSEGFAESLADVLAANGFDVLLPERDCPTPLIAWAVVDRGLSGALMITASHNPPEYNGVKFIPGNGAPALPEVTDDIESRLAEPRADGPRGSVERVDVVTPHAEQVRSLVAPDCEGLTVVYDAMHGSGRGVTDALLETAGATVIRRRCDHDTSFGDTPPEPSAEHLAGLVDAVGRHDADLGVANDGDADRLAIVTPERGFLDENLFFAAVYDELLDDGSGPAVRTVSTTFLIDRIAATHGEDVIETAVGFKWVAEAMIDADALMGGEESGGFSIRGHVPEKDGVLMAALAADAAAAEPLDDRVDRLLDEHGDIVADKVSVDCPDERKAGVIDALGDAIPDRVAGEAVEDVVTLDGFKLLLTDGSWLLVRPSGTEPKMRVYAEAGSRERVDELLDKGRALVAGVV
- a CDS encoding zinc ribbon domain-containing protein is translated as MSLVDSLKRVFTAGERIVYRCDACGATFRTDPDTDEPTCSKCDSAEVRQINRV
- a CDS encoding GIY-YIG nuclease family protein: MHYVYVLECADGTYYTGYTTDVERRVAEHDAGEGAKYTRGRTPVELVHVEEYDTRSAAMSREHAIKSLARRQKERLVDGATRG